The sequence ATTGGTACTAGATCGTCGACAGCTATCACGACGAGATTTGCGCTAGACTACGAGACAGGATGATCTCTGCTGCAGATAAAGATGAAGCTGCGAACAGACAAAAGCTGCCAGGTACAGCCAAGTTAGCGATGTTAGATGAAGTCATGGGAGTTTTGAGAAAGTGGGTCTCTGTCGTAGCTAGATGGGTTGCAGAGCTGACATTCTTTTTTGACTTTCAGTACCACCCTTTGGCAGAGTATAGTAGATAATGGTGTTCTGGAAGCGGTCAAGAGATGGTTGGAGCCTTTACCTGATAGGAGTCTGCCATCTGTCGGTATCCAAAAAGCCATCTTCGAGGTGTtaccaaaggtgagttgacacTATTCAGCTGTTTACCATACGCCCTGCTGGGATAACAAAGCTGATCCGCATGTCCTCCCTCCCAGATGGATCTCGACACTACTACCTTGAAAGAATGCCGAATAGGTCCCATAGTCCTCTTCTACACCAAAACCAAACGAGTCACCCCATCAATTAACAGACAAGCGGACGCCCTCGTCCAATCATGGTCCAGACCCATCATCAAGCGACCCGCCAACTTCCGATCCAGGCAGGTCGATACGCAGGATGATCTTCCCTTACCTTCCGATTCTCAGGGACGCGATAGGGACGAGATGGAACTTTCTCAGACTCAGCATTCTCAGGCTTTGTCGCTTGGTGGTGGGTCTCAGCAGAGGACGAAGGCTAGGAGGTTCGATATTAAGACGGCGTTGGCGGAGAACGCTGGTAGGAAGGGTGCGAGGTTGCAGAttgtcaaggtgggtttggattGTCTTGAACATTCACCCGTTACCTACAAAGATCACTGGATGAATGAGGGGATGCCACTATCCTCCCGTAATATACCACGATGCTGACTCTGTCACATCATTAGGATATTCAATATACCGTCGCACCCGAATCGCGAACCCAACATCTCGCAGAGGAAATTCAACATGTGTCTAGAATTCAGATGGATAACAAGAAGTTCAATAAGTTTGCTAGACAGATGAAAGCTGGTAGGAAGTGATTGCGAGGGCTGGGTGAAAAGGATCGTATCGTGTATGTAAGGTTATTCATGAGAAGAGCGGAAGTGCCTTTGTGAGGTCTGTTTCGAGGGGATGGGTGAAAGAGGCGGTTTCAAGTGGATAGTGAAAATGCGAATGATCCGCTAGGTCTCATAAACAGAGGTTTCCTGAGATCGGGCCGAGTGGAAAGAAATGGAGATATTCCTACTTGTCATATCTGAAGATATGTCTATTGAATGTTGTAGCATGCATATAAATCGATCGAACATtttcttccacctctcatAAGCTCTTAGCTTGGGGATCAAGCCGTGAACATCTCTGCGCGAGATGAGCAATTCCCACTTGCTTCCAGTCTCAACGCCGTCATCTTGTTGAAAGGTATCACAAGACTAATCATCTCAGTTACACCCCGCTTTCTCAGCCTCTCGACGTGTCATTTCGGTATGGATGCACCACGGGCAGATAGGTGGTACAATGAAAAGGTGATCCAGTGATTGTGGATTATGAATACATGTCATGCTCTTTTGAAAAACCAAAGCTAAAATCCCCTACCTTCCAACCACcctttcacctcgtccacccAATGTCCCTTGATCTGCAGGTGGTTGTTCGTAGGTCTCACTGTGACTTTTGGGGAGTGTGTGAAAGGGTCTATGTGCAGGTCGGATAGGTaggatgtgagttgggtttggagggtcTGGTGATAGTCATGAACTTGGTAAGTATCATATTCGCGGGCATGGGACATATGCTAAGATCAATGCGGTTTGA comes from Kwoniella bestiolae CBS 10118 chromosome 1, complete sequence and encodes:
- a CDS encoding transcription factor IWS1, which gives rise to MSASPPPPAALDAEEVNPSDIVVDSNVANENVDVDIDEDEDEDERPRKRLAFPPRPPADIGADGTLPTTGNDQDIDVDVDVDVDEEGEGEYVAATATQAAKIPKFKKTRRTSDDDEDEVEEEDDDDDEERRRRRKKKKRMENNRKRRERGEDDDVDVDEDEEGESQPVYDEATQRRMALEERIDNIGKKAKVTRRKKKGDDEDIVDSYHDEICARLRDRMISAADKDEAANRQKLPGTAKLAMLDEVMGVLRNTTLWQSIVDNGVLEAVKRWLEPLPDRSLPSVGIQKAIFEVLPKMDLDTTTLKECRIGPIVLFYTKTKRVTPSINRQADALVQSWSRPIIKRPANFRSRQVDTQDDLPLPSDSQGRDRDEMELSQTQHSQALSLGGGSQQRTKARRFDIKTALAENAGRKGARLQIVKDIQYTVAPESRTQHLAEEIQHVSRIQMDNKKFNKFARQMKAGRK